Proteins encoded in a region of the Pseudanabaena sp. BC1403 genome:
- a CDS encoding iron uptake porin: MKTFLYLFLLGLTVSYGGTVLAEPIASPLATSKSTNPVAKTPVSSASSDSNETRQMLNELDQQKLNYPRAPQNISPSKTQAVTQPTAQNVTSISQLSDVRSTDWAFTALQSLVERYGCIAGYPDRSFRGQRSISRYEFAAGVNACLDKINEIISSGLADKVSQEDLAALKKLQEEFAAELATLRGRVDALDAKTAKLESQQFSTTTKLYGQAIFGLQGRFGNTADLNPRNGVKDTRDPAATLTYGYSLQLTLLTQLSDRGYLITGLQSGNLNTGAGFSNAPYFLNDTFTRLGYESDTGNRLSLSDLSYRYRVSDNLALIVGSQGVNPITVFRGPNRYESAGQGAISAFAQRNPILGLGNTQAGLGIDWQISDRASLQAVYSAGNGFDSAANPTGSGGLFNGPSTIGVQLAMIPVDRLDTTLYYLNSYSTNALLGTGVGDNIIGSLGSRLSTNAFGANLSWRASRNLILGTWGGYTTTNVLGAGLSGTVETTNWMVYLNMPNLLSEGDLAGIYVGQPPKITGSTISLNGVPALNLPSAISGTGGVFGAQPASTTHAELFYRFRVSNNISVTPGILFLFNPVNTSSSDMITVGTLRTTFSF, encoded by the coding sequence GGTACTGTCTTAGCTGAGCCAATCGCTTCACCCTTGGCTACTTCCAAATCCACAAATCCAGTTGCCAAAACACCTGTTAGTTCAGCGAGCAGTGATTCAAATGAAACACGTCAAATGCTTAATGAGCTGGATCAACAAAAACTCAATTATCCTCGCGCTCCTCAAAATATATCCCCAAGCAAAACTCAAGCGGTAACCCAACCGACAGCGCAGAATGTCACTTCGATATCACAACTATCTGACGTGCGCTCCACAGACTGGGCTTTTACAGCTTTACAGTCTCTGGTTGAGCGGTATGGTTGCATTGCAGGCTATCCCGATCGCTCGTTTCGTGGACAGCGCTCCATCTCGCGATATGAGTTTGCCGCAGGTGTAAATGCTTGCCTCGATAAAATTAATGAAATTATTTCCTCTGGACTTGCCGATAAAGTCAGCCAAGAAGACCTCGCCGCTCTCAAAAAATTGCAAGAAGAATTTGCGGCTGAGTTAGCCACCCTCAGAGGTCGCGTAGATGCTTTGGATGCAAAGACCGCAAAACTAGAATCACAGCAGTTTTCAACGACGACCAAACTATATGGACAAGCTATCTTTGGTTTACAGGGGCGCTTTGGTAACACCGCAGATTTAAATCCTCGGAATGGTGTTAAAGATACTCGCGATCCTGCGGCGACACTTACCTATGGATACAGTTTACAGCTAACTTTGCTGACCCAGCTCAGCGATCGCGGCTACTTAATCACAGGTTTACAGTCTGGAAATCTGAATACAGGCGCAGGATTTAGCAATGCTCCATATTTTCTCAACGATACATTTACGCGCTTAGGATACGAGTCGGATACTGGTAATCGACTTTCATTGAGTGATTTATCCTATCGATATCGAGTTAGCGACAATCTCGCCTTGATTGTGGGGTCACAGGGTGTGAATCCAATCACAGTATTTCGTGGACCAAATCGTTATGAGAGTGCTGGACAAGGGGCAATTTCGGCTTTTGCTCAACGCAACCCCATCCTTGGTTTAGGAAATACGCAAGCGGGGCTTGGTATTGACTGGCAAATTAGCGATCGCGCTAGCTTACAAGCAGTTTATTCAGCAGGCAACGGCTTTGATAGCGCGGCCAACCCCACAGGTAGCGGTGGCTTGTTTAATGGACCTTCGACAATTGGCGTACAGTTAGCGATGATTCCTGTTGATCGCCTTGATACCACGCTGTATTACCTCAATTCCTACTCGACCAATGCGCTTTTGGGGACTGGCGTGGGTGACAACATTATTGGTTCTCTTGGCTCACGACTATCAACCAATGCTTTTGGAGCGAACCTTTCGTGGCGGGCTAGTCGAAATTTGATCTTGGGAACTTGGGGTGGATACACTACGACAAATGTACTAGGTGCAGGCTTGTCTGGCACGGTTGAAACCACAAATTGGATGGTATATTTAAATATGCCCAATCTGTTATCCGAGGGTGATTTGGCGGGTATTTATGTAGGTCAACCACCCAAAATTACTGGTAGCACTATCAGCTTAAATGGTGTCCCTGCTTTAAATTTGCCTAGCGCCATTTCAGGCACTGGGGGCGTATTTGGAGCGCAACCCGCTAGTACAACTCACGCCGAGCTTTTTTATCGTTTTCGTGTCTCCAATAATATCAGTGTGACCCCTGGGATTTTGTTTCTGTTCAACCCAGTTAATACCAGCAGCAGTGACATGATCACGGTTGGTACTTTACGTACTACCTTCTCGTTCTAA